DNA from Salvelinus sp. IW2-2015 linkage group LG2, ASM291031v2, whole genome shotgun sequence:
CAAGCTTTGGGCACTTAAAAACATCTGAGGTAGCAGAGACAAATCAGTACATTAGAAATCATCCATTGTCATCTAAAAAGGTCACAGGAATTTCATTTCCTGTTCCTTCTTGATTGGGTGATGCAGTTCCAGTCACACACTGCAGGGCAGGACAGGAGTGTTCCCTGCTGGGTAGCAGCAGTAGGCGCCTTTGGCATCACAAGCTGAGAATGCACACTGCTgagtcgtattcattagtgcacaacacagcaaaaaataaataaaaaatgaaaatttgAGTTTCTTATTTGACAAATTCTGGTAGACCCCTCCCCGCTCCGGTCTGTTTTATTGTTTGGTTTCTAATGAATGCCACCCAGTTGAGMGTTTAGTGCTTCAGTGTAGTCCAGGGGATGGTTTGCTCCCAACTAATAACAGTACATTGGACGGGGGGGGGGCAGCCAGTGGGCTAGCTTACCTAGCTAATCTTTGATGTCCTTGAGTACAGTCACCTGAGAGACGGTTTTCTTGACCCTCAGTGCGGTGAGCCGAGCTGCAGCATTGGCGTACCAGCACTCGCGCATCAGCTTGCCTATCACCCGCAGTGCCTAACGAATCAAGAGGGATTTTTATCAATTAACAGGCCCAGATTTGACATGGTCAGACCAGACTTTATGGTAATATAGCacaggctcttatccagagcgacttacagtaagtgcattcaactaaggtacaatgccttcagaaagtattcatacccattgacRtattccacattttgttgtgttgcagcctgaattKaaaatggattcaatattttttgttctcaccaatctacacacaatacgccctaatgtcaaagtgaaaacgtgATTTTAGAKATTTTWgcaaatatattgaaaatacagaaatatctaattcacGTAAGgactcacacccctgagtcaatactttgtagaagcacctttggcagcaattacagctatgagtctttctgggtaagtctctaagagtttccacacctggattgtgcaacatttgaccaATATTKttttcaaaattattcaagctctgtcaaattggttgttgatcattgctagacaaccaatttcaggtcttgccatatatttttttatagatttaagtcaaaactaactcagtcacattcactgtcttcttggtaagcaactccagtgtaggttttcccttgtggtttaggttattgtcctgctgaaagataaaTTCATCTCCCactgtctggtgaaaagcagattgaatcaggttttcctctaggattttgcctgtgcttagatctATTGCGTTtctgttttatcctgaaaaactccccagtccttaatgattgaATTAGGGACCTTaatgataattgtatgtgtggggtgcagagatgaggtagtcattcaaaaatcatgttaaacactattattgcacacagagtgagcccatgcaacttattatgtgacttgttaagcaaatgtttactcctgaacttacttaggcttgccataacaaaggggttgaatacttattgactcaagatatttcagcttttcatttgtaaacatttcaaaaaacataattacactttgacattatgaggtattgtgtgcaggccagtgacaaaacttCTCAATTAAAtccttttaaattcaggctatgactaaatgtggaaaacgtcaaggggtctgaatactttccgaaggcactgtaggtaacaCAACCCCATATCACAGTCAACGCAAGTAAAAACTTCTTCAGAAACAGCAMTTCAATTTACAGAGGTACAATTCAAAATGCTAGCCAAgccaacatacagtatttacctTATGGCACTGTAGTGGTaaagcaaaaaataataaaacattccaGTCTAGGGTTGTAAAATTCAGGTAACTTCACCTAAATTCCCAGGCTTCCCGGTTGGAGTATTCACAGATTTACTGCCCATTTACTgctgattccaggaatcttccaactagAAAAACCTGGACATTTTGGGGAAARGACCGGAATTCAGCAACGCTATTAGAGTCAGAATCCTATCTCACCTCGCAGCTCTGCCACTGGTTGGGAATGTTAGGTCTCAGTTTCTGGTCACAGACAATCTTTCGCATGTCCTCCACCGAGGGATCTGAAGACACCATATCATAGTAAGGCAACTGAAAATCTTCTTGAAGTCCTTTGGGAAAAAGACACACGTTTTATCATCAGTTCCGCGGCACAAATGTACCTCCATGAGTTCCACGGCaatattaaacattttgtttaTTCACTATCAGTGGTAATATAATGATTCTTTAAAAAAGGTCCCCAATAGTGAaaatcatgtttaaaaaaaaaatcaaatttgatgatatttggatgaaaacaGTTCATATAGTAGGTTGATCCAAGTATGACAAATGATTGTAGCTGGTACATTGAGAAAGTTGATCATAAAGTtagttgtcccccccccccccccctgtaagtaagcatttcacggttagtctacacctgttgtttacaaagcatgtgacaaataaaatgtgatttgaacgTTGTCCACATAAGGATCTGCAGTGTGTATAGTATTTGTAATTTACCCCTGAAAATCATATTTTGATACAAAATCACAGCATATCCCCCAAGGAAAAGAAGGGGGATATCCTGTGAAGCCTGTGAAGACAGACCAAAGTAGGGGGGATATGCTGTGAAGCCCGACCCAACATACTATAAGTCATAGTTATTCATTTCAAATCAATTGAgcatttcagacacacacattccaaATACAAACATTGAAAAGTTTCAGCAAAAAACTTGACAAAATATTGCATATTTCAAATTGAGTACTTCAAAAATGCCAGAATACACATTGCAGAATGAGTAGATCACTACATAAACGAATTGAGAGCATCATAACTCACTACTTAAATTCACTACCCATTTAACAAACATTTCCCTTTTTTTTAAAAAAGAACAGGCTGGGTAGACAGGATCCTGGATCTCATCTTCAATGTCAGCCGTGATCCAGCGCCGTATGTGAGGAAGCTGTGTGAGCTGTCCATCCCAGGACACCTGTCTGCCCGGTGTGAGAGGCCTGATAAGGAGGAGGCCATAGCTGGATTTGTGTCCCGCTTCAATCTTGGGAATGACTGAAgccaagtgggtgactgaagcctGCTTGATCAAAGTGGGGCACATGGACCCCCCTGCTCTGCATCAATCCCTGGTTGTTAGTTGCATTTCCTAAAGCCTGAGTAATCCACTTTTATGTGatatcacattttgttactttcctTTTTCAAGCATTCGGACGGGAGATGAGTGTTACAAATTGTACAAGTCAATGGGGTCCTGCACACTGTAGGATGGCCCGGGTGCCtacacagtgccttgcaaaagtattcataccccttgccgtttttgttgcgttacaacctgtaatttaaattgatttttatttggatttcatgtaatggacagacacaaaatagtccaaattggtgaagtgaaatgaacaaaaaaaacttgtttaataaaaaaattacgTAAAAGTGGTACGGGCATATTaattcaccctctttgctatgaagcacctaaaacctgtcaagcagcagaagggcgcATTTACCAATGTACTATAGCTGATAAGGCctaatgtttactttgcaagctaccgGTAGAAACTTTGTAGTTGCTAAACATAGCGGTAAGTAGACCTAACAAAGCCAACTTCGCTAGGTAGGCCTAACATTATCTtatccccttttcaacattgtGAGTGTTTAATCACAATTTCTGCTGACAGACATTGATTGATGGACCACGTCAAattggctagttagctaataacagatcacgtCCATATGMctagttaacaagctaactttcaggggataaactcagcataaaaagaaacgtcctctcactgtcaactgcgtttattttcagcaaacttaacatgtgtaaatatttgtatgaacataacaagacatgaactgaacaagttccacagacttgTGACTAACAATAAATGGAacaatgtgtcctgaacaaagggggtgtcaacatcaaaagtaacagtcagtatctggtgtggccaccagctgcattaagtactgcagtgcatctcctcctcatggattgcaccagatttgccagttattgctgtgagatgttaccccactcttccaccaaggcacctgccagttcccggacatttctgggggggggggggcactagccctagccctccgatccaacaggttccagacgtgctcaatgagattgagatctgggctcttcgctggccatggcagaacactgacattcctgtcttgcaggaaatcagccatactgctggttctgtgcgtggtggcattgtcatgctggaggatcatgtcaggatgagcctgcaggaagggtaccacatgagggaggaggatgtcttccctgtaacgcacagcgttgagattgcctgcaatgacaacaagctcagtccgatgatgctgcgacacaccaccccagaccatgacggaccctccacctccaaatcgatcccgctccagagtacaggcctcggtgtaacgctcattccttcaacgataaacgcgaatctgaccatcacccctggtgagacaaaaccacgacttgtcagtgaagagcactttttgccagtcctgtctggtccagcgacggtgggtttgtgcccataggtgactttgttgccggtgatgtctggtgaggacctgccttacaacaggcctacaagccctcagtccagcctctctcagcctattgtggacagtctgagcactgatggagggattgtgaattcctggtgtaactcgggcagttgttgccatcctgtaccYgtcccgcaggtgtgatattcagatgtaccgatcctgtgtaggtgttgttacacgcgGTCTGAcgctgcgaggacaatcagctgtccgtcctgtctccctgtagcgctgtcttaggcgtctcacagtacgggcattgcaatttattgccctggccacatctgcagtcctcatgcctctttgcagcatgttcacacagatgagcagggaccctgggcatctttcttttggtgtttttcagagtcagtagaaaggcctctagtgtcctaagttttcataactgtgaccttaattgcctaccgtctgtaagctgttagtgtcttaacgaccgttccacaggtgcatgttcattaattgtttatggttcattgaaccaacatgggaaacagtgtttaaaccctttacaattaagatcggtgaagttaatttgtaaaaatccaactatctttgaaagacagggtcctgaaaaagggaagtttKtttttttgctgagtttagatggcTAGACTATATTTGCTTTGCTTATATGGTGGTGAGGACAGTAGTCCTACTGACAACTTCAACGGGACGaggatcaattgatgtttactgatcatgaaaactATGCAGTTAKatgctgtataactctgatgatagagatAAATGTGGCATAATCTGAAATGGGAAGTTATGAcaatgctcttcaagaggtgatgatattgaAACCAAATAGTTCTAacatttaacaatcccttgaaaatggCACGTAGTTGTCATTGGTTTTAGCAGAGCTGGTGGTCAAATCGAACACTGCACCATATCatgacgttttattgataataacccatgccagcagcataccaccctgcatcccactgctggcttgcttctgaagctaagcagggttggtcctggtcagtccctggatgggagagatgctgctggaagtggtgttggagggccagtaggagacaCCCTTTcctctgatttaaaaaaaatatcccaatgccccagggtagtgattggggacactgccctgtgtagggtgctgtctttcagatgggacgttaaataggtgtcctgactctgaggtcattaaagagcccatggcacttattgtaggaATAGGGGTGTTCACRctggtgtcctggctaaattcccaatctgtccctcatacggtcacctaatcatccccagcttacaattggctctttcatccccctcctctcccctgtaactattcccaggttgttgctgtaaatgagaatgtgttctcagtcaacttacctggtaaaataaaatggGCTCAGAATAACCACAAGGGTATTTTAAAAAGCTGCCAGTCAAGGTGTGCTCATGAATATAAActccctgaccactctgcctgttctttcaggcttcctgatagttagagatgagagaaaaaggTACAACTTGATTCAATTCTGAACATTTTAATAGTGTAAAATGGATGTTTTGTTCTTTCAAAAGGCAATTTTTCTTGTGCTGTACCTTTAATATTTATAAAATGACGAATCACTGAATAAAGTCATTTGAGTCATCTACCCAATAAACCAATAACTGCATCAGTCACTGCTCCAGTGTAATTTATTTCAGTGCATTAGCTGCACAGACTGGACACTTCCATTCCATTTGCTTAAGGTTGCTTTTGTACTAACAGTTAAATAACTtgatctgtgtcccaaatgacaccctatatagAGGttccctggtcaaagtagtgtactatacagggaatagaatATTAGCTTCAGCTTTAAATAGTATCATTTCTAGGAGTGTATTAGTTGCACAGTCTGGGGATTTCCATTTTATTTGCTTCagtttgcttcttttttttcttcttaaaaaaaaaaaaaaaacttacccCTGACGGAACACCTCCGTGCCAGTTCCCAGAACACCAGGCCCAGGGAGTAGATATCGGCCCGCTTGAATGACTCAAAGCTGCTCATATTGATCGTGTCATCCAGCAGTTCTGGTGCCATGTACCTGCCGGGAGGGAGGATACACTTGTTAACTCCTAATTAACTGGGTTTTAGGGTGAGAGTCAACAATGACGCATCTGTCCTTTAGAGTAAGAAGACTCAATGTCCTGGCAGAGATACACAGATGGGCAGCAggcacacagagatacacatagTCAGTTTATTATTATAGATACAGGGCTCCATGTGAGCTGTGGTCCAATCKTTCTGTTAACAGTTTACAAGCAAAGCATATGGTGGCCCTAAAAAAAAAGGAGCCCTGAATGATGGAGAGAGCTCGTGGAAGGGGATACCTGTCGGGTTAGCCATCAATTTCCTAAACGAAACGAGGGCGAGTGATGTGAGGTAAAGACTTGGtatgtgtaccaaatggcaccctattctgtagtgcactactttagaccagagctgtggcatttgggacgcacacaaaGTCAATGTGAGACCTTCCTGATCATCGGCCCAAtatttctccctccatctctctaaaaGGACATAAAGATTAAATACTAATAATTGAATAAGTAGATTAAAGTGGCCAATAAACATGCCcatgcccttctctctcttctcacaggtAAAAGCTGCCTAGTTACCTCTTTGTTCCTACTCTGTGATTGGACGGTATGTCGATGGTGTTGGTGCTGGAGTCGTGTTTCACGGCCAATCCCAGGTCTGCTATGACGGCTGTCCCATTCTTCTTCACCAGGATGTTTTTAGACTTGATGTCTCTGTGGGCAATGGCAGGTTTCCCTGTAAGACAGATCCCAAATCAGAGTTATATTACATGTCATTTCAACTTGCTAACGTGACACATGGGGTTTGCTGTCACTGTTGTATGGCCCTTGCAAAATAGATGCCCAGGGCTAAGAAtaatagattagatagataatagataataacaCATTACAATACAGTTATACTTCATGTCAATGACTTGCTAACAGGATAGATGTTTGTTTTCACTGCTTAATGACCCTTGCAAAACAGAAGTCTGGTGCTCACAATCGATTAACAGTAGTACTGTGTAAACATTTGACACAAAGAAAACCCATTCAGAATAAAATACCGTATGTGTTACACTGCAACTATTGAAGTAGGGTTTTGGTTGTGAATGTGACAAGGTCACTACAGCAAGTAACTAGCGACACAAAGAAGCGTGCTTGGGAAAGTYGCTAAGAATAACAAAGTGCTCCACGAAAGAGGGTTTTCTGCTGTTAGTGCTTCGTACAGTAGGAGGCCCTCACCTAGTTGCAGTGAGTAATCTTCTGACCTGtggtaaataaatacatgtgaatcCTGTGGGATGTTAAATAGATCATCTATAGCAGGAATGGCATCATTGTAACGCTAGACTGACAGATACACAGGTCTGCAATTGTTACTGGATTGGAGGCTACTATACTGCAAATAAGAGCCGAGGGCTTGGTATATTTATCTGTGGAGCTGTGGCTAGGACCTGGGAGCTGTAGTGCCCGATCTAGGCAGAGAGGATTGCGGTGCCAGTCCCTCACCCTGAGTGCCAATGATCTCCATGTGGAGGTGTGCCAGGCCGCTGGTGATGGACAAYGCCAGGACGATCATGCCGTCCACAGACACTGTGTACCTGTTCAGGTAGTCGAACAGAGAGCCGTGCTCGTGGTACTCTGACACCAGCCACAGCTGAGTCCAAGAGCCGTTATCTGCAATGCAAAAACAGCAAAGGGCATGGTCATACACCTGAGGTTAGTGTACGCGTACAGTCCTATTGAGAACGTTGGTCtcacatggtcaaaagtagtgcccttaACGAGGAACACGGTGCCATTTGCCCAAATGTGTCAATAAGTACCTTTGTTATCGGCTGCGATGAATCCCAGGATGCTCTCGTGTCGGAGCATGATGGTCTGGTAGATCTCTGCCTCTCTGAACCAGGACCTCTCGTCTCGAGATGAGAAAATCTTCACCGCCACGTCCTCACCTCGCCACCTCCCTCGCCACACCTCCCCGAAGCGGCCCTTCCCAATGGTCTCCTGCAGCACGATGGTCCGAGCTATTGTCCYCTGTACCAGCAGCGGCAGCCCTGTGAAACAAAAACTAAAATCAGTTGAATCAGGATTTCATGTTatattttctttaacctttatttaactaggcaagtcagttaagaacaaattcttatttacaatgacagcctaccccggccatacccggatggcgctgggccaatagtgacgcctctagccatgagatgcagtgccttagaccgctgtgccactcgggagccctcggGAGTTACAACTGATCTGCCAGGAACATCATCTAATTGAAAACTCTCTGAACTCGACTTGTTTCTCTCACTTTCTGCCCATTGTGTCCATATCAAGCAAATAAAATGATGTTCAATATTAAAACATCAGATTGATTCAAAACGCTACACTCACCATGAGGTCTGTCTATCAGAGCGCCATTACCTGCTCTCCTCTGGTGTGGGCCTAAATGGAATCACCATTACAGACCCATTGACTTGAAAAGGGATGTCCGTTctagtgattctatttctatgactgTAAATGCATTTGTAGACTCTCTCTTACCGGAGCCTGAGCCGGACGTGCTCATGTCATAGATGAGATCTTTAATACACTTGTCGGGGGACATGAGACTCTGGTCGTCCAYGGGCTCCTCCACGTCATTCTTGTGGGCCCTGTTGTAGGCACAGCGCTGGCcctgcaccacacacacccccagcAGYATGCTCACACACAGCAGGGCAGAGGGAACCAGGATAACCGCTGCCAACTCCAGCCTGCCCCAGCCGGGCTCCTCCGAAGGCCTCTCAACATAgcctacacaacacacagaagCATACACACCATACTATGTATTCAAAAACAGAGGGCCTCATTCAGTAACAACAGATCAGTAGATTAAAATGTGCAATGGCCCACACATTTGTGATATAAGATTTTAAAAACGTGGATGGAGAATGTTTAgggatgaaaaaatatatatacttcctTAACTCAAATAATACAACAGCTAATACTTCTCATGATCCCTATGCCCTCTAGTGGTCATTTTCAACTTGATTCATTAACCCATTACTACCAACAATGTACAGTACGTCATGTAGTAACATACTGTACCAGCTTGTGGTCAAAATATGAAGCTGAAGAAATCTCSCCAAAAACAAAGGCCCCATTCTGTTCACCAGCAGCTAACAATGTTATGAatatggttgtgtcccaaatgacaaccaaaggtagtgcactaRctttgaccagaaccctatggggtTGCCAGTGTCATTTACTCCATGATCATTTAGTCAGACCGAACCTGGCATGGGTGCTATTCTGCGTTTGACTTGCCAAACGATGTTGTGCGTTAGTATGAACACAGAAAGGCTCAGGCACCCAGGCTAGACAGAAAACCATACATCCAGAAAATGAATACAGCCCTTCAGCTAATCTAAATCCTCTCAGATCCTGAGAAATTTGAATTTGGCAGATGCAAAGTTAGGTTTGCAATTAAACACGTTTCTAAAAGACCTGTTCTATGCCAGATGTTCTCAGGCAAACAGATTCATCAGCAGCACAAGATACAGAAGCAGGGTTTTACTGGCCATAGGTTTTATAAGTTCAGCTTGTTTTACCAATAATACATTCCATGGAGTCATGTACAGACTGCAAAATGCATCTTGGCGATAAGTATCTAGACTATGAATCACTCAACATATGACATGGCTCTGGCTGTACTGCCAGACATATACAGTAAGCCTAACTTTGTGTCGTTATTTTTGGAAATGAATGAGCACTGACTGAATGACATTTATGCAAATGTCCTGGAATTACCATGGGAATACTAAATTATTCAAGAATAAAAAAGCAATGAAGCAGTTATTGTTCAAAGTTGGAAATAGCCTTAATATCGACAAAACAGAAAGTGCCGTCTAGAGCTTAAGTGGCGTCATGTTATTTTGACCTGATGGTCTTATCCCCAATTACAGCAATAGTCTTTGAGTGTCCTCATCTAGTAAGATGTCTTGCAACATTGACAGGGTGAGAACTGTACACAGATTCAGATATGTGAACACGACAACCCAAGTCAACTATTTCATAACACGTCTTTCCCTTTTACCTAAAAGCCTTTCTACCACACGTCCAAGTAGAGCAAAGCAAGTCACTCAACGAAGCACACAAAACAACAGGGGGAAAAATCAGTCTCTAACCTCCATTGCCCTACTGGTGAaaagattgaatgtttttcaacATGCATAGCAGTTGAATGCACTTGGGACATATCTACTTCCCCATATGCTTTGAATAGGCCACTTATCTGTGTCTAATGTTGGGAGGCTACTTTGGGGGTGGCATGTGTTAAGGCAGCAATCTCAAGTCATTCATCATTTTTTGACATATTCAAATATTTGTATCCAAATCACAATATCTCCATCTCAATATCTACGCGACGGCATGAAAACAACGTGTTCTTAAGACTAGGCAAATTTCTGGAAATCAACGTCCTCGGTTTGAAATAAAGAACAGTCATTATGACAAGAA
Protein-coding regions in this window:
- the LOC111974507 gene encoding activin receptor type-1C, with product MTHPRLNTVEAALIFISVAQLSTALKCVCQLCANNTCETGADGACWNSVMLINGKEEAVKSCLSPAEMRGQVFCYSSRNVSKRNCCFTDFCNNETLHLHPGYVERPSEEPGWGRLELAAVILVPSALLCVSXLLGVCVVQGQRCAYNRAHKNDVEEPXDDQSLMSPDKCIKDLIYDMSTSGSGSGLPLLVQXTIARTIVLQETIGKGRFGEVWRGRWRGEDVAVKIFSSRDERSWFREAEIYQTIMLRHESILGFIAADNKDNGSWTQLWLVSEYHEHGSLFDYLNRYTVSVDGMIVLALSITSGLAHLHMEIIGTQGKPAIAHRDIKSKNILVKKNGTAVIADLGLAVKHDSSTNTIDIPSNHRVGTKRYMAPELLDDTINMSSFESFKRADIYSLGLVFWELARRCSVRGLQEDFQLPYYDMVSSDPSVEDMRKIVCDQKLRPNIPNQWQSCEALRVIGKLMRECWYANAAARLTALRVKKTVSQVTVLKDIKD